From the genome of Candidatus Methylomirabilis sp., one region includes:
- a CDS encoding (2Fe-2S)-binding protein, giving the protein MKLPIALTVNGRRREDTVEPRLLLVHYLRDVLGLTGTKVGCDTSQCGACTILLDGVSVKSCTLLAVQADGAELTTIEGLQQNGRLHPVQEAFWELHALQCGYCTPGMILQAVQVLKERPNPTEAEIRHGLEGNLCRCTGYHNIVRAVQRAAGAGR; this is encoded by the coding sequence ATGAAGCTGCCAATCGCGCTCACGGTCAACGGGCGGCGGCGGGAGGACACGGTGGAGCCGCGGCTCCTCCTGGTCCACTACCTCCGCGACGTCCTGGGGCTCACCGGGACGAAGGTCGGATGCGACACGAGCCAGTGCGGGGCCTGCACCATCCTGCTGGACGGGGTGAGCGTGAAGTCCTGCACGCTCCTCGCCGTCCAGGCGGACGGAGCCGAGCTCACCACGATCGAGGGGCTGCAGCAGAACGGGCGGCTGCACCCGGTCCAGGAGGCCTTCTGGGAGCTGCACGCGCTGCAGTGCGGGTACTGCACCCCGGGGATGATCCTCCAGGCGGTGCAAGTATTGAAGGAGCGGCCCAACCCAACGGAGGCGGAGATCCGCCACGGCCTCGAGGGGAACCTCTGCCGGTGCACGGGCTACCACAACATCGTGCGGGCGGTGCAGCGCGCGGCCGGCGCCGGGCGCTGA